A region from the Corylus avellana chromosome ca7, CavTom2PMs-1.0 genome encodes:
- the LOC132188088 gene encoding NAC transcription factor 32-like has protein sequence METEVMRKRKQREYDHAYLKGLPAGYRFYPNDKELFLNYLKPKLHNQLLPPNRIIDVKLSLYNPNSLAETYQRYGQKDLYIFSPTTRKYPNGTRPDRKAGNGFWKATGANKEIIDTENNSIIGFKKSLVFYEGKPPKGQKSPKGEKTDWIMQEYRLNNPPPRIRRGENDMILDEWVLCRIYRRVHANKSKNAEGQEEGEECVEDVEEEEAIPSLPCNSNGAPQQSQSQQVEEQPPTSFPCNSNGAPQQSQSQQVEEQLPTSFPCNSNGGPQQFRRIEQLPPLQQRRLYVSRESKTHIQKDEFTGTFTFNSTGAALQQAYWNSIGVPQPPTLQLPLPHVNRISKSKTHFQDVEKEVISAAPLPSNSNKDQVP, from the exons ATGGAGACTGAAGTCATGAGAAAGCGAAAGCAGCGAGAGTATGATCATGCGTACCTCAAAGGTCTTCCGGCTGGGTATAGGTTCTACCCCAATGACAAAGAGCTATTTCTGAATTACTTGAAGCCCAAGCTCCATAACCAGCTCCTGCCACCAAACCGTATCATCGACGTTAAACTCTCTCTTTATAATCCCAACTCTCTTGCAg AAACGTACCAACGATATGGACAGAAGGATTTGTACATTTTTAGTCCAACAACTCGAAAGTATCCCAATGGAACCCGTCCAGATCGAAAAGCTGGGAATGGGTTCTGGAAGGCTACTGGAGCTAACAAGGAAATTATAGATACTGAAAACAACAGTATTATTGGGTTTAAGAAGTCACTGGTTTTCTACGAAGGAAAACCTCCAAAGGGTCAAAAGAGTCCAAAGGGTGAGAAGACCGACTGGATTATGCAGGAATATAGACTCAACAATCCTCCTCCTCGAATCAGAAGGGGCGAAAATGACATGATa TTAGACGAATGGGTATTATGCAGGATCTATAGGAGAGTACATgcaaataaatctaaaaatgcGGAAGGGCAAGAAGAGGGAGAGGAATGTGTTGAAGATGTGGAAGAAGAGGAAGCGATCCCATCTTTGCCTTGCAACTCCAATGGTGCCCCGCAGCAGTCCCAGTCCCAACAGGTTGAAGAACAGCCTCCCACATCTTTTCCTTGCAACTCCAATGGTGCCCCGCAGCAGTCCCAGTCCCAACAGGTTGAAGAACAACTTCCCACATCTTTTCCTTGCAACTCAAATGGTGGCCCGCAGCAGTTCCGACGGATTGAACAACTTCCGCCGTTACAACAACGAAGGCTCTATGTAAGCAGGGAATCTAAAACCCATATTCAAAAAGATGAATTTACTGGAACTTTTACTTTCAACTCGACTGGTGCAGCCCTGCAGCAAGCTTATTGGAACTCAATTGGTGTCCCACAACCTCCGACGTTACAACTCCCGCTGCCACATGTAAACAGGATCAGTAAATCTAAAACCCATTTTCAAGATGTAGAAAAGGAAGTGATCAGTGCTGCACCTTTGCCTTCCAACTCAAATAAAGATCAAGTTCCTTAA